A single genomic interval of Armigeres subalbatus isolate Guangzhou_Male chromosome 1, GZ_Asu_2, whole genome shotgun sequence harbors:
- the LOC134203240 gene encoding yemanuclein isoform X3 yields the protein MSEIKRVTLTTISDVVKKSPFGGALDQNTDSFFSGGGGAFGGSGSGTGGGSAGKNAASKPRKTVRLELELFEPTTQSFPEFNFSKLMHEEQKRLRKAEKKTIPNGFLSDADNDDDVARIARELEKKYGSGTAYSSTGKSARSSQLDVFDRGAGYDEEDSFIDNTEAYDELIPQEVETVGGGFYINSGQLEFKTLSNFERPEDAERMPKPKKRLLSTSSESDSEDETVKRKKKKEKVGSAATSGAESGKSGKTDRKRLNGHVGKKPKMGSEKTEGKLVLKKDKEDKESKESGKEVKVVKTITVKDMLRAKRDSMRKMEQEKKGRSSATMSSSEAEEDDDGDADEDEDDGSDESDSDSSDSDSDESESDSASGSEQEQAPKINGDEAPKKQNSVRLPDNLPDHLLQDLNDLKEHADKSTGRFNFFESTVADLLLQIDVSSRMCGGSARNTIYKHLEEHLRVSRQTLMIKIKKIRIRKEDNKVKKALDKLEDAVSGIMPKVITNYETEKQKAIELRNSLPPGENGQKPEVKLPKKKFPWNDQLRGMLFDIANIRKQSLLILRPRKVSETEFIQSYLQKNVVPLWPTGWMKIEDLQKELDRRKKNDSKSGSKEIKKSVHLSTATSNLPTPTLAIDPEGKTEPVLSPAVKSSGSKFEEKKSVRPPQSSPVAASATAASSPAQPPPSTSPAATKRTSDHSIINIISSPPSKTSSSQHSSQYPSNSSPQPPRPQSQPPRQSSNFDEDLIQTHVINLEPAHSSSKTSPLPMDFRINSPALSSASSASSSRRTSSYQEQPPMAHLSSTPGMNTNTNRVYRKSLDDDSDSSIEIVGEYNMGEKKIDHVLNLALPSINKDKYKKSSNAGKAVLSRSASESGSSTSGIKGSSGNMVNTYNNNNYDKPNKYSAKTSTTSVSSAPTSTIKSKAAESFAIPSSVASLINDFNSNAQGVSSRITSSPGELDVLRIMKELHAMQSSSSQSSRNSSSNSPKPSHSFGVVKPKQDGTIVSGSPGHHQSPKTPTPAALQQQKQQQAHHIQIPQLAQFLPRS from the exons AAACGTCTACGCAAAGCAGAGAAGAAAACCATCCCGAATGGGTTCCTATCGGATGCGGACAACGATGACGATGTCGCCAGAATTGCACGAGAGTTGGAGAAAAAGTACGGTTCCGGAACAGCCTACAGCAGTACCGGCAAGTCTGCCCGTTCCTCGCAGCTGGATGTGTTCGACCGGGGAGCGGGATACGACGAAGAGGATTCCTTTATCGACAACACCGAAGCGTACGACGAATTGATTCCGCAAGAGGTGGAAACCGTGGGCGGAGGGTTCTACAtcaactcgggtcagttggagTTCAAGACGTTGTCGAACTTTGAACGGCCGGAGGATGCGGAACGGATGCCAAAGCCAAAGAAGCGACTTCTCTCGACGTCGAGTGAAAGCGACAGTGAAGACGAGACCGTgaagaggaaaaagaagaaagaaaaagtggGAAGTGCAGCCACAAGTGGTGCCGAAAGCGGAAAGAGTGGCAAGACTGATAGGAAACGATTGAACGGGCACGTGGGAAAGAAGCCAAAAATGGGTAGCGAGAAGACTGAGGGAAAATTAGTTTTGAAGAAAGACAAAGAGGACAAGGAATCGAAGGAAAGTGGCAAAGAAGTCAAGGTAGTTAAGACAATTACGGTGAAGGACATGTTGAGAGCGAAGCGGGATAGTATGAGAAAAATGGAACAGGAGAAAAAGGGTAGGAGTAGCGCTACAATGTCCAGCTCCGAAGCGGAAGAAGATGATGATGGCGATGCTGATGAGGACGAAGATGACGGAAGTGATGAGAGCGATAGTGATTCGAGTGACAGTGATTCGGACGAGTCAGAGAGTGATAGTGCTTCTGGTAGTGAACAGGAACAGGCACCGAAAATTAACGGCGACGAGGCACCTAAGAAGCAGAACAGTGTCCGGCTGCCGGATAATCTTCCAGACCATTTGCTACAAGATTTGAACGATTTGAAGGAACATGCGGACAAATCAACTGGAAGGTTCAACTTCTTCGAAAGCACGGTGGCGGACCTGCTGCTGCAAATCGACGTTAGTTCAAGAATGTGCGGTGGAAGTGCAAGGAATACAATTTATAAGCACTTGGAGGAACACTTGCGCGTTAGTCGACAAACGTTAATgattaaaattaagaaaattcggATTAGAAAGGAGGATAATAAGGTTAAGAAAGCACTGGATAAACTTGAAGATGCGGTATCAGGCATTATGCCCAAGGTTATAACGAACTACGAAACGGAAAAGCAGAAGGCTATTGAGCTTCGCAATTCACTGCCACCGGGTGAAAATGGACAGAAACCGGAAGTTAAACTTCCCAAAAAGAAGTTTCCTTGGAATGACCAGCTACGTGGAATGCTGTTCGACATAGCAAATATCAGGAAACAGTCTTTGCTCATACTCCGACCCAGGAAAGTATCAGAGACAGAGTTCATCCAAAGTTACCTGCAGAAAAATGTCGTACCTTTATGGCCCACTGGATGGATGAAGATCGAAGATCTTCAAAAAGAGCTGGATCGACGGAAAAAGAACGACAGCAAATCTGGTAGCAAGGAGATTAAAAAGAGTGTTCATTTGTCTACCGCAACATCAAATCTTCCAACACCAACTCTAGCCATTGACCCCGAAGGTAAAACGGAACCAGTATTATCCCCAGCAGTCAAATCTTCCGGGTCCAAGTTTGAAGAGAAAAAATCAGTTCGTCCTCCACAATCATCGCCCGTCGCTGCGTCAGCAACAGCAGCATCTAGTCCAGCACAACCTCCTCCCAGCACTTCTCCAGCTGCCACTAAGAGAACTTCAGATCACAGCATAATCAACATCATTAGCTCGCCGCCGAGCAAAACTAGTTCCTCACAACATTCCAGTCAGTATCCATCTAATTCATCGCCACAACCACCACGACCTCAATCTCAACCGCCTCGTCAGTCGTCGAATTTCGACGAAGACCTCATTCAGACCCACGTCATCAATTTGGAACCGGCGCACAGTTCCTCAAAAACATCTCCACTTCCGATGGATTTCCGAATCAACTCCCCGGCTCTGTCGTCGGCTTCGTCGGCCTCATCCTCCCGCCGAACTTCATCCTATCAGGAGCAACCTCCGATGGCACACCTGAGCTCAACTCCCGGAATGAATACGAACACAAACCGTGTGTACCGGAAGAGCTTGGATGATGACAGCGACAGCAGTATTGAAATCGTTGGGGAGTACAACATGGGTGAAAAGAAAATCGATCACGTTTTGAACCTTGCCCTCCCTTCAATAAACAAGGACAAGTACAAAAAGTCGAGTAATGCCGGAAAAGCTGTCCTGAGCCGATCGGCCAGCGAAAGCGGATCAAGCACCTCTGGGATCAAAGGATCGTCAGGAAATATGGTCAACACCTACAACAATAACAACTACGATAAGCCAAACAAATATAGTGCGAAAACATCGACCACTTCCGTTTCTTCGGCGCCGACATCGACCATTAAATCGAAAGCAGCGGAAAGTTTTGCAATTCCAAGCTCTGTGGCCAGTTTAATTAATGATTTTAACTCTAATGCCCAAGGAGTGTCCTCGCGGATTACTTCCTCTCCTGGCGAGCTGGATGTACTCCGGATAATGAAAGAGCTACAC GCCATGCAATCCAGTTCATCGCAAAGTAGCCGCAATAGCAGCAGCAATAGTCCAAAACCGTCACATTCATTCGGAGTCGTCAAGCCAAAGCAAGACGGAACGATTGTTAGTGGGTCACCTGGGCATCATCAATCGCCGAAGACGCCAACGCCGGCTGCTCTCCAGCAGCAAAAACAACAGCAAGCTCATCACA TTCAAATCCCACAACTGGCGCAGTTTCTGCCTCGGTCGTAG